In Astyanax mexicanus isolate ESR-SI-001 chromosome 25, AstMex3_surface, whole genome shotgun sequence, a genomic segment contains:
- the si:cabz01101003.1 gene encoding ubiquitin carboxyl-terminal hydrolase CYLD, translating to MSAVTHQNRRRRPPKMYMVASDHKVQDHLDGTIRLQRGQLCLEQEGGAERGARGDYLWVKVIDIGSMVKLDKHLLSEVPAELGGLLEPITELDLRFKLLSKPHRLLRLDALPLGSPVLVRWNLTGEYAEAELRYRGPLTRGSAAVYFGVQLKGWAAGKGSSNGSYKGHQLFTCPDQCALFVPASDLTLRRSSRGGSAGDHELEREVSRPNHSNHNSSSTQSVPSALQSRTAESAPPPHSPPPLQPGQRVCFSQDEALHWGTVQFCGTLPGRTSSGLYVGLLLDSPIGNWNGYYKNYKLCSIPSVEYGHLLPISKVSTESRPDRQPPLGSNPKTSPVIPPFPSSKPALQPPSPTHNKLPPQPTVPTNPGLRQLIQPSMLAMAKSNLHPPSSSSIPTSSPSSSSSSSSAPQKVALKPPPLPAPKSALKLPPVPPNKPQAPPLLPPSADDSHSSNGFHNPPSPLVPEERAEPNTWLEVGSMVEMNDPLIFGVIRWIGQIAGLSEPVAGIELDQELSAATDGSYLGERHFRCPPNKGLFVKLRNCRRDSRFPAPEAPINQVDRCNSIAFAEWGSKRVEDNTPPVLGPDARHVYEGFKKGIQGHLNSCYLDASLFSLFSCCSSVDWVLFYPSSDDSHRSKDAQELLRCEIVNPLRRYGYVCASKTMALRKLLEAETTDAGFTNEEKDPEEFLNKLFQLLRVEPLLKIRSMSQEPQECHIYQLFPPSISSSPSSPLHSPLSPSLSNSLSPIPLSSPAAGLMRVASVQALLESSFIHSRLKFTEAPSCLPLLMPRFGKEFKMFDTILPSLKLDITDLLDETLRQCSICQSVAAWECLQCYEDLDITPGQLKQYCNTCNAQVHAHKKRQMHSPLKVRIPKGTWEGPVHGARQQLDLFAVTCIETSHYVSFVKYGPLQTDWLFFDSMADREGGENGFNVPQVRACPEVGRYLSLSEKELGRLDTTSLKEPVRRLLCDAYMCLYHCPELSLYK from the exons ATGTCCGCTGTCACGCATCAGAACCGGAGGCGGCGCCCCCCGAAAATGTACATGGTCGCGTCCGACCATAAGGTGCAGGACCATCTGGACGGTACCATTCGGCTGCAGAGGGGGCAGCTGTGCCTGGAGCAGGAAGGTGGAGCAGAGCGGGGGGCAAGAGGGGATTACCTGTGGGTGAAG GTGATAGATATCGGCAGCATGGTGAAGCTGGATAAGCACCTGCTGAGTGAGGTACCTGCTGAGCTGGGCGGTCTGTTGGAGCCCATCACTGAGCTGGACCTGCGCTTCAAGCTGCTGTCTAAACCCCACCGGCTGCTGCGCCTGGACGCCCTGCCGCTGGGCTCGCCAGTGCTGGTCCGCTGGAACCTGACGGGAGAATACGCCGAGGCAGAGCTCCGGTACCGCGGCCCGCTGACCCGGGGAAGCGCTGCTGTGTACTTTGGAGTTCAGCTAAAA GGCTGGGCTGCAGGTAAGGGCAGCAGTAACGGGAGCTATAAAGGTCATCAGCTCTTCACCTGTCCGGATCAGTGTGCTCTGTTTGTGCCGGCGAGTGATCTGACCCTCCGCCGGTCCTCTCGGGGAGGCAGCGCCGGAGATCACGAGCTGGAGCGCGAGGTCAGCAGACCAAACCACTCAAACCACAACTCCAGCAGCACCCAGAGCGTTCCCAGCGCCCTGCAGTCCCGAACCGCAGAGTCGGCTCCGCCCCCACACTCCCCGCCCCCACTGCAGCCGGGGCAGAGGGTCTGCTTCAGCCAGGACGAGGCGCTGCACTGGGGCACGGTGCAGTTCTGTGGGACACTGCCAGGCAGGACGTCCAGTGGACTGTATGTGGGACTGTTACTG gacagTCCTATAGGAAACTGGAATGGTTACTATAAAAATTACAAGCTTTGCTCCATTCCTTCTGTGGAATATGGTCACCTTCTTCCCATCTCTAAAGTGAGCACAG AATCGAGACCAGACCGCCAACCTCCGCTTGGATCTAATCCCAAAACCTCTCCAGTAATTCCTCCATTTCCCTCCTCCAAACCCGCCCTGCAGCCCCCTTCACCCACCCACAACAAGCTCCCCCCACAGCCCACAGTACCCACAAACCCCGGCCTCAGACAGCTGATCCAGCCCTCCATGCTAGCCATGGCTAAATCTAACCTCCACcctccttcctcttcctccattcctacttcctcaccttcatcatcatcatcgtcatcatcagcGCCTCAGAAAGTCGCTCTAAAGCCTCCTCCTCTCCCCGCCCCTAAATCTGCCCTGAAACTGCCTCCGGTTCCACCCAATAAGCCACAAGCCCCGCCTCTTTTACCACCCTCAGCTGACGACTCACATTCTTCAAACGGCTTCCACAATCCACCCTCTCCACTGGTTCCTGAGGAGAGGGCGGAGCCTAACACGTGGCTGGAGGTGGGCTCTATGGTGGAGATGAATGACCCTCTGATTTTTGGAGTAATCCGCTGGATTGGACAGATCGCTGGGCTTTCAGAACCAGTGGCAGGGATTGAACTG GATCAGGAGTTAAGCGCTGCCACTGATGGCAGTTACCTGGGTGAACGGCACTTCCGTTGCCCTCCAAACAAGGGACTGTTTGTCAAACTGCGGAACTGCAGGCGGGACTCCAGATTTCCCGCCCCAGAGGCACCAATCAATCAGGTGGATCGCTGTAATTCTATTG CTTTTGCAGAGTGGGGCAGTAAACGTGTTGAGGACAACACCCCCCCTGTGTTGGGTCCAGATGCTCGGCATGTGTATGAGGGTTTTAAGAAAGGCATCCAGGGTCATCTCAACTCCTGCTACCTGGATGCTTCACTCTTCAG TCTCTTCTCCTGCTGTAGTTCAGTGGACTGGGTTCTGTTTTACCCCTCCAGTGACGACAGTCATCGCAGTAAAGATGCTCAGGAGCTGCTGCGCTGTGAGATCGTCAACCCGTTACGCag GTATGGGTACGTGTGCGCCAGTAAGACCATGGCTCTGCGGAAGCTTCTGGAAGCTGAGACTACAGACGCAGGCTTTACTAAtgaagagaaag ATCCTGAGGAATTTCTCAACAAGCTTTTCCAGCTCCTCCGGGTAGAACCACTTCTGAAGATCAG GTCGATGAGTCAGGAGCCACAAGAGTGCCACATCTACCAGCtcttccctccctccatctcctcCTCTCCGTCCTCCCCCCTCcattcccctctctctccctcgctctctaaCTCCCTCTCCCCGATCCCTCTCTCCTCACCTGCTGCTGGACTCATGAGGGTTGCCAGTGTGCAGGCACTGCTGGAATCCTCCTTCATACATTCTAGGCTTAAATTCACAGAG GCTCCGTCCTGTCTGCCGCTCCTCATGCCTCGCTTTGGTAAAGAATTTAAGATGTTTGATACCATTCTGCCCTCCCTCAAACTGGACATCACTGACCTGCTGGACGAGA CTCTTAGACAGTGCAGTATATGTCAGTCTGTGGCAGCGTGGGAGTGCCTGCAGTGTTACGAGGATCTAGACATCACACCTGGCCAGCTGAAGCAGTACTGTAACACCTGTAATGCTCAG GTTCACGCCCATAAGAAGCGTCAGATGCACAGTCCGCTAAAGGTCAGAATACCGAAGGGCACGTGGGAGGGGCCAGTGCACGGCGCTCGGCAGCAGCTGGATCTGTTCGCTGTGACGTGCATCGAGACCAGCCACTACGTGAGCTTCGTGAAGTACGGACCGCTGCAGACCGACTGGCTGTTCTTCGACAGTATGGCTGACAGagagg GAGGTGAAAATGGCTTCAACGTGCCGCAGGTGAGGGCGTGTCCAGAAGTGGGGCGTTACCTCAGCCTATCAGAGAAGGAGCTGGGGCGCCTAGACACCACCTCCCTCAAAGAGCCAGTGAGACGACTGCTTTGCGACGCCTACATGTGCCTTTATCACTGTCCCGAACTGAGCTTATATaagtga